The Malassezia japonica chromosome 5, complete sequence genome contains a region encoding:
- a CDS encoding uncharacterized protein (TransMembrane:3 (i28-48o54-71i92-110o); MEROPS:MER0034961; COG:V; EggNog:ENOG503Q11H; CAZy:CE10): MSGLSIETKNAQPASEVRTLPAKPPKRPLLGGLYFTDLLVFLISLAANILRTCAVAEILDMVWFGIVYIVFRFRHQLQARWKLSKRQMRAGGSAPCFFSVFVLCGTRFVLSRFPYMLPRIALSQETAGPLVQWRTGGGVAHLVRPYDWADHEPSSQAPLPSPSIQRGFRAYWIRGERWSTPPTHPPKEGQRRAVLLFVHGGGFALGSVALYTEPILRVLGHVQKASSGRVHADCVAVEYDLAPGVRFPTPLLQCLRCYAHLVEVEHIPPEQIILCGDSAGGGLVMSMLLCLAKQAQDPLLGERDWSRLPVPARAMLISPVVDIRPQQAFAFTSLRQQAAAPDPAVRRALERRATSDAAPGALDFLAPEALMHYAQLYAGVLRRPRRARGPASWLCAYLEEQQITPGMMKPVSTAAHYLHHFLTHPLLHSAPRPARSDAVPKYTSTRSAVVPPDESCSDAIARPHALYRTSALLGVHTSPQAVLATHTLLNPGLGDWSAIHLPRGIFVTWGRNEVLAHDIEAWVARVRLVWASQERDTALLETVPEVGHGGVHIWPFVWMYLAARQSERERGLRTLAHAVLGLYPDELCMSPSESEYDFSSPASMPSDYEEEHSADFAAQVAWEQELMRMGLRPP; this comes from the exons ATGAGCGGGCTGAGCATCGAGACCAAGAATGCACAGCCCGCAAGCGAGGTACGCACACTGCCCGCCAAACCGCCCAAGCGCCCGCTGCTGGGCGGCCTGTACTTTACCGATCTGCTCGTGTTCCTCATATCGCTCGCTGCGAATATCCTGCGTACGTGCGCCGTGGCAGAGATTTTGGACATGGTATGGTTCGGAATTGTGTACATCG TCTTTCGTTTTCGGCATCAGCTGCAGGCACGCTGGAAGCTGAGCAAGCGCCAGATGCGCGCGGGGgggagcgcgccgtgcttCTTCTCGGTGTTTGTGCTGTGCGGCACACGCTTCGTCTTGTCACGATTTCCGTACAtgctgccgcgcatcgcgctaTCGCAAGAGACCGCCGGGCCGCTCGTCCAGTGGCGCACCGGCGGGGGGGTCGCACACCTCGTGCGCCCGTACGACTGGGCGGACCACGAGCCTTCGAGCCAGGCGCCCCTCCCTTCGCCAAGCATCCAGCGCGGATTCCGGGCGTATTGGatccgcggcgagcgctggtcgacgccCCCGACGCATCCCCCCAAGGAGGGccagcgtcgcgccgtgctgctctttgtgcacggcggcggctttgCCCTCGGCTCTGTCGCGCTTTACACCGAGCCGATCCTGCGTGTCCTGGGCCATGTACAGAAGGCGAGCAGCGGCCGCGTGCACGCGGactgcgtcgcggtcgagtACGACCtggcgcccggcgtgcgcttccCGACGCCGCTACTGCAGTGCCTGCGCTGCtacgcgcacctcgtcgaggtcgagcacATCCCGCCCGAGCAGATTATTCTGTGTGGCGACAGCGCCGGGGGCGGGCTTGTGATGTCGATGCTGCTCTGCCTTGCGAAACAGGCGCAGGATCccctgctcggcgagcgcgactgGAGTCGGCTGCCGGTGCCTGCGCGGGCGATGCTCATTAGCCCAGTGGTGGATATACGGCCGCAGCAGGCGTTTGCCTTTACGTCGCTCCGgcagcaggccgcggcgccggaccctgcggtgcgccgcgcactcgagcgccgtgccacgtcggacgcggcgcctggcgcgctcGATTTTCTCGCACCCGAGGCGCTGATGCACTACGCGCAGCTCTATGCcggcgtcctgcgccgcccgcggcgtgcgcgcggcccCGCGAGCTGGCTGTGTGCCtacctcgaggagcagcaaATCACGCCCGGGATGATGAAGCCTGTGTCGACTGCCGCACACTATCTACACCACTTTCTCACGCATCCCCTCCTGCACAGTgcgccacggccggcgcggtcCGACGCCGTGCCAAAGTATacgagcacgcgctcggcggtcGTGCCGCCCGACGAGTCGTGCAGCGACGCGATCGCCCGGCCGCATGCGCTGTACCggacgtcggcgctgctcggcgtgcacaCATCGCCGCAGGCGGTGCTTGCAACACACACCCTTCTGAACCCTGGGCTTGGGGACTGGAGTGCGATCCACCTGCCCCGCGGCATCTTTGTGACATGGGGCCGCAACGAGGTGCTCGCCCACGACATTGAGGCGTGGGTAGCACGCGTCCGTCTTGTGTGGGCGTCGCAGGAacgcgacacggcgctcctcgagacgGTTCCTGAAGTGGGTCATGGTGGCGTGCACATCTGGCCGTTTGTGTGGATGTACCTTGCTGCGCGGCAGAGCGAGCGGGAGCGtggcctgcgcacgctcgcgcatgcGGTGCTCGGTCTGTACCCCGACGAGCTGTGTATGTCGCCGTCGGAGAGCGAGTACGACTTctcgtcgcccgcgtcgatgccgagcgactACGAGGAGGAGCACAGTGCCGACTTTGCCGCGCAGGTAGCCTGGGAGCAAGAGCTGATGCGCATGGGCCTGCGCCCGCCATAA
- the HEM1 gene encoding 5-aminolevulinate synthase (COG:E; BUSCO:EOG09261NLR; EggNog:ENOG503NVHY): MDPTLSLAIRRSRALCPYMKSMPAAKLGVLVRQYTHSSGNAAPILQQAGQCPYMSQAIAQSDRTDTADSASTTLGATSSSMNAPHPLTKSWLDRHPGGVCPVGHSVASFQQRRTYASQSKGAHASLTATPTTHPAAPFDSMQSAAPQKRTPGSGLGRMPVPPPQQGPGFDFEQFYHKELEAKHNEKTYRYFNNINRLASKAPMGHLADSKDHEITVWCSNDYQNMSRHPRVLAAMKETIDMYGAGAGGTRNIAGHNKHVERIESVLARLHRKEGALVFGSCYSANDAALTVLGSKLPNCVILSDASNHASMIQGIKHSGAKKMIYRHNDMEDLEAKLQSIPVDVPKIIAFESVYSMCGTVGPIEKTVELAKKYGAITFLDEVHAVGMYGPHGAGVAEHLDWMLNATMAPGKLKGTLMDQIDIITGTLGKAYGNVGGYIAGSSRMVDLIRSFAPQFIFSTTLPPAVLTGASTAIEVLMESNHTRQLQQIRTRELKNALLSANIPLQSNPSHIVPILVGSAEKAKMASDLLLNQHRCYVQPINYPTVGMGLERLRVTPTPEHTSQHVAHLVGALQRVWQQLGLRTVSDLLAAPQDGSDPLADLFRKSQFEEDTTPLWSDAMLSLPSELLTGSSSAALRCQCKASPVEHPFSMHGVAASA; encoded by the coding sequence ATGGACCCTACTCTTTCCCTCGCCATCCGGCGCTCCCGTGCGCTGTGCCCGTACATGAAGAGCATGCCAGCGGCTAAGCTCGGTGTTCTTGTGCGCCAGTACACGCACTCGAGTGGCAACGCTGCGCCGATTCTGCAGCAGGCGGGCCAGTGCCCGTACATGAGCCAGGCGATCGCCCAGTCCGACCGTACCGATACCGCGgactcggcgagcacgacgctcggtgcgacgagcagcagcaTGAATGCGCCGCACCCTCTGACCAAGTCGTGGCTCGACCGTCACCCCGGCGGCGTCTGTCCGGTGGGCCACTCGGTTGCCTCCttccagcagcgccgcacgtaCGCCTCGCAGAGCAAAGGCGCGCATGCCTCGCTcacggcgacgccgacgacccACCCCGCTGCGCCGTTCGACTCGATGCAGTCGGCTGCGCCCCAGAAGCGCACGCCCGGCTCCGGTCTTGGCCGCATgcccgtgccgccgccgcagcagggCCCCGGCTTCGACTTTGAGCAGTTCTACCacaaggagctcgaggcgaagcACAACGAAAAGACCTACCGGTACTTTAACAACATCAACCGCCTCGCGAGCAAGGCCCCCATGGGCCACCTTGCCGACAGCAAGGACCACGAGATCACGGTGTGGTGTTCGAACGACTACCAAAACATGTCGCGCCACCCCCGTGTGCTTGCTGCGATGAAGGAGACGATCGATATGTACGGTGCTGGTGCGGGTGGCACGCGCAACATTGCAGGCCACAAcaagcacgtcgagcgcatcgagtcGGTGCTCGCTCGTCTGCACCGCAAGGAAGGCGCGCTGGTCTTTGGCTCGTGCTACTCTGCGAACGATGCCGCGCTGACTGTGCTCGGCTCGAAGCTGCCGAACTGTGTGATTCTGAGTGACGCGAGCAACCACGCCTCGATGATCCAAGGCATCAAGCACAGTGGCGCGAAGAAGATGATCTATCGTCACAACGACATggaggacctcgaggcgaaGCTGCAGTCGATCCCCGTCGACGTGCCCAAGATCATTGCCTTTGAGTCGGTCTACTCCATGTGCGGTACGGTGGGCCCGATCGAGAAGACGGTCGAGCTGGCGAAGAAGTACGGTGCGATTACCTTCCtggacgaggtgcacgccgtcggcatGTACGGCCCCCACGGTGCCGgtgtcgccgagcacctggACTGGATGCTGAATGCGACGATGGCGCCCGGCAAGCTCAAGGGCACGCTCATGGACCAGATTGACATTATCACGGGTACCCTCGGCAAGGCCTACGGCAATGTCGGTGGCTACATTGCCGGCTCCAGCCGCATGGTCGACCTGATCCGCTCGTTTGCTCCGCAGTTCATCTTCAGCACGACGCTCCCCCCCGCGGTGCTGACTGGTGCCTCGACCGCGATCGAGGTGCTGATGGAGTCGAACCACACCcgccagctgcagcagatccgcacgcgcgagctgaAGAATGCGCTGCTGAGTGCCAACATCCCGCTCCAGAGCAACCCCTCCCACATTGTCCCGATCCTCGTCGGCTCCGCCGAAAAAGCTAAGATGGCCTCTGACCTGCTGCTGAACCAGCACCGCTGCTACGTCCAGCCGATCAACTACCCCACGGTCGGCAtgggcctcgagcgcctgcgtgtGACGCCTACGCCCGAGCACACCTCGCAGCATgtggcgcacctcgtcggcgcgctgcagcgggTGTGGCAGCAGCTGGGCCTGCGCACCGTGAGCGACCtgctcgctgcgccccaGGACGGCTCGGACCCTCTCGCGGACCTTTTCCGCAAGTCGCAGTTTGAGGAAGACACGACGCCGCTGTGGAGCGACGCCATGCTGTCGCTTCCCAGCGAGCTGCTTACcggcagctcgtcggctgcgctgcgctgccAGTGCAAGGCCTCGCCGGTCGAGCATCCCTTCTCGATGCACGGCGtggccgcgagcgcttAA
- the MRP2 gene encoding 40S ribosomal protein mrp2, mitochondrial (EggNog:ENOG503P4CP; COG:J; BUSCO:EOG09265D7J) codes for MAARHAVHSNELLRRAYKYIARNTTLPPRVRHMAQLELNTFPNRSRPATVKERCTETGRGRGILTDFGLCRYQFRQKALAGDLPGVEKASW; via the exons ATGgctgcgcgccacgcggtGCACTCGAACGAGCTGTTGCGCCGTGCGTACAAGTACATCGCACGCAACACGACCCTGCCTCCGCGTGTGCGTCacatggcgcagctcgagctgaaCACCTTCCCGAAccgctcgcgcccggcgaCGGTGAAGGAGCGGTGCACCGAGACGGGGCGCGGACGTGGTATTCTGACCGACTTTGGTCTGTGTCGT TACCAGTTCCGCCAAAAGGCGTTGGCCGGCGACCTTCCGGGCGTTGAAAAGGCGTCGTGGTAG
- the NOT5 gene encoding general negative regulator of transcription subunit 5 (EggNog:ENOG503NU44; COG:K), with protein sequence MAARKLQTEIDRTFKKVSEGVEVFEGLYDKLQTSSNQGQKEKLEADLKTQIKKLQRHRDQIKTWLQSNDIKDKKPLMENRRLIETQMERFKACEKEMKTKAFSKEGLIAAAKLDPSEKAKVEMQQWLTSMVDELSRQIEGAEAEIEQSLATAKKSKKGSSKEDVVGQMEHLNERRGWHISRIEILMRMLENGTLDVDRINDIKEDISYFVESNAEEGFEEDDGIYDEFNLDDEEEVFGLKDNEDGDTSVTADEPRPVKEDSPKPATPPEPKKEEPPAPAPAPAPAPAPKPKEEAPKKAAAKKTEAAKERVVTNFDQGKVQSATASPVAQPARTASAAPLPPIRYAAAAAAAVSTSSPPPGIPAPSEAQAERPEPAAPADEARPAERSGADARLPDSLSDLVTSFESAKQKSLQRDANMSHMQHSLDTSYAGGAPEPVDSESPKYYVPKDPFPTPHYYPQTPAAIFDNPALYAKFDVDTLFFIFYYQQGTYHQYLAARELKKQSWRFHKQYLTWFQRHSEPQAITDEYEQGAYVYFDWEGSWCQRRKSDFRFEYRWLEDN encoded by the exons ATGGCGGCGAGAAAGCTGCAGA CCGAAATCGATCGGACCTTTAAAAAGGTCTCGGAAGGTGTCGAGGTCTTTGAGGGCCTGTACGACAAGCTCCAGACCTCGTCGAACCAGGGCCAGAAAGAGAAGCTCGAAGCGGACCTCAAGACGCAGATCAAGAAGCTGCAGCGGCACCGCGACCAGATCAAGACATGGCTCCAGAGCAATGACATTAAGGACAAGAAGCCGCTGATGGAGAACCGGCGGCTGATTGAAACG CAAATGGAGCGGTTCAAGGCGTGCGAGAAAGAGATGAAGACAAAAGCCTTCTCCAAGGAGGGTCTCATTGCAGCTGCGAAGCTAGATCCCAGCGAAAAAGCCAAGGTCGAGATGCAGCAGTGGCTCACCTCGatggtcgacgagctctcGCGGCAGATTGaaggcgccgaggcggagatTGAGcagtcgctcgcgacggcCAAGAAGAGCAAAAAGGGCTCCTCGAAGGAggacgtcgtcggccagATGGAGCACCTGAACGAGCGGAGAGGGTGGCATATTTCGCGCATCGAGATCCTGATGCGCATGCTCGAAAACGGGACGCTGGACGTGGACCGCATCAACGATATCAAGGAGGATATCTCCTACTTTGTCGAGAGCAATGCGGAAGAGGGCTTTGAAGAGGACGACGGGATCTATGACGAGTTCAACctggacgacgaagaggaggTCTTTGGTCTGAAGGACAACGAGGACGGCGACACGTCGGTCAccgccgacgagccgcggccCGTCAAGGAGGACTCGCCCAAGCCCGCGACGCCCCCGGAGCCCAAGAAGGAGgagccgcctgcgccggcgcccgcacccgcgccggcgccggcgcccaagcccaaggaggaggcgcCAAAGAAGGCCGCTGCGAAAAagaccgaggcggccaaggagcgcgtGGTCACCAACTTCGACCAAGGCAAGGTGCagtcggcgacggcgtcgccggtggcgcagcctgcgcgcaccgcgagtGCGGCGCCTCTCCCCCCCATCCGgtacgcggcggcggcggcggcggcggtgtcgACCTCGTCCCCCCCGCCCGGCAtccctgcgccgagcgaggcacAAGCCGAGCGCCCCGAGCCCGCTGCACCTGCGGACGAGGCACGCCCTGCGGAGCGGAGTGGCGCGGATGCGCGGCTGCCCGACTCGCTCTCGGACCTCGTCACGTCCTTTGAGTCGGCGAAGCAAAAatcgctgcagcgcgatgcgAACATGTCGCACATGCAGCACTCGCTCGACACGAGCTATGCCGGCGgagcgcccgagccggtggACAGCGAGAGCCCGAAGTACTATGTCCCGAAGGATCCCTTCCCCACGCCGCATTACTACCCCCAGACGCCCGCGGCGATCTTTGATAACCCCGCGCTGTATGCCAAGTTTGATGTGGACACGCTCTTCTTCATCTTCTACTACCAGCAAGGCACATACCACCAgtacctcgccgcgcgcgagctgaaGAAGCAGTCGTGGCGCTTCCACAAGCAGTACCTCACCTGGTTCCAGCGGCATTCGGAGCCGCAGGCGATTACCGACGAGTATGAACAAGGGGCGTACGTCTACTTTGACTGGGAAGGGTCATGGtgccagcggcgcaagagCGACTTCCGGTTCGAGTACCGGTGGCTCGAGGATAACTAG
- a CDS encoding uncharacterized protein (EggNog:ENOG503Q3Q0; COG:S; BUSCO:EOG09263D2P): protein MPPGRHRGTLVCVVLKAKNLPNKRSIGKQDPYAELSVGDDTQRTRPDKRGGQHPLWDEQLHFEIYDGMQNALAPDGASGHALGIACFALDKESDMIGEGTLALDHVLQHGEHDQWIPLTKNERYAGEVYVELTFYSLDIPKYGSVGQGPPPTTPGTPGSSIRTASPVRVATPVRTTSTSQVLAPRSASGTVPPLLQPGHLTAPPGTYTPPYSHAEHARQDRRVPPVPTRAWTTENVAPTSPSSTARHHSVPCAAPAPATILPPPRRYDQRGVHSPPRVRTPPLRSPHAPAPGAAVPRSDSLPLLAPGAPSTDTAPPSPGAYGLSPIRSPSAPSTLPGSSFAYSASGQWLPPLTADDSAASLPDMLSPWRAPDDTSYDTSYEDASRHSRHMLQRPTRAVTTDAEAIEAAAAALMSPHAAELSAHEAIYGRNTSIDTSRPLPSPTTRRPLPTPQKGTNRLASVSLDMPRTATPARASSPLASPLASPHAVPRASSPLPTPPRASSPMRLSPLTIPTSPGGVPARVPSPRSTVRVPSPHTPVYASPLAAPPRASTPPPAYAPMLPPRSSPPLPPLPPS from the exons ATGCCGCCAGGGCGCCATCGTGGCACGCTCGTGTGCGTCGTGCTGAAggcg AAAAACTTGCCTAATAAGCGCTCGATAGGCAAGCAGGATCCCTATGCGGAGCTGtccgtcggcgacgacacgcagcgcacgcgcccggACAAAAGGGGTGGGCAGCACCCGCTCTGggacgagcagctgcacTTTGAGATCTACGATGGCATGCAAAACGCCCttgcgccggacggcgcaagcggccacgcgctcggcatcgcctgctttgcgctcgacaaggagTCGGACATGATCGGCGAGGGCAcgctcgccctcgaccacgtcctgcagcacggcgagcacgaCCAGTGGATTCCACTCACCAAGAACGAGCGGTACGCGGGCGAGGTATACGTCGAGCTCACATTTTACTCGCTCGACATACCCAAGTACGGCAGCGTGGGACAggggccgccgccgaccacgCCGGGCACGCCGGGCTCCTCGATCCGCACCGCCAGtccggtgcgcgtcgcgacgccggtgcgcaccaCGTCTACCTCACAGGTGCTCGCGCCACGCTCCGCATCAGgcaccgtgccgccgctTCTCCAGCCAGGGCACctcaccgcgccgccgggcacGTATACCCCCCCGTATTCCCACGCGGAGCACGCCAGACAGGACCGCCGCGTTCCCCcggtgccgacgcgcgcctggACCACGGAGAATGTAGCGCCGACGTCcccgtcgagcaccgcacgcCACCACTCggtgccgtgcgctgcgcccgctcCGGCGACGAtcctgccgccgccgcgcaggtaCGACCAGCGGGGCGTGCACAGCCCCCCGCGCgtccgcacgccgccgctccgCTCGCCCCACGCACCTGCAcccggcgccgcggtgccGCGCTCCGATAGTCTGCCGCTCCttgcgccaggcgcgccaagcacagacacggcgccgccgtcgccagGCGCGTACGGCCTCTCGCCGATCcgctcgcccagcgcgccgagcacgctgcCCGGCTCGAGCTTCGCGtactcggcgagcggccaGTGGCTCCCGCCACTCACAGCCGACGACTCTGCTGCGTCGCTGCCCGACATGCTctcgccgtggcgcgcgccggacgacACGTCGTACGACACGTCGTACgaggacgcgtcgcggcacTCGCGGCACATGCTGCAGCGGCCTACGCGCGCCGTCACGacggacgccgaggcgatcgaggcggcggcggccgcgctcaTGTCGccccacgccgccgagctgtCTGCGCACGAGGCGATCTACGGCCGGAACACGTCGATCGACACGTCGCGCCCCctgccgtcgccgacgacgcggcgcccgctTCCGACTCCCCAAAAAGGCACGAACCGCTTGGCGAGCGTATCGCTCGACatgccgcgcaccgcgacgcccgcgcgcgcgtcgtcgccccTGGCCTCGCCCCTGGCCTCGCCCCACGCCGTGcctcgcgcatcgtcgccaCTGCCGACGCCCCCccgcgcgtcgtcgcccatGAGGCTCTCGCCGTTGACGATCCCTAcgtcgcccggcggcgtgcctgcgcGTGTCCCGTCGCCGCGGTCCACGGTGCGTGTCCCGTCGCCCCACACCCCTGTCTATGCCTCCCCCCTGGCTGCACCCCCCcgggcgtcgacgccgccgcctgcgtaCGCGCCGATGCTTCCCCCCCGGAGTTCGCCGCCCTTGCCGCCGTTACCTCCTTCGTAG
- a CDS encoding uncharacterized protein (SECRETED:SignalP(1-20); TransMembrane:11 (n5-15c20/21o210-231i243-263o283-302i425-450o470-492i513-531o551-570i611-630o642-664i676-694o714-739i); COG:S; EggNog:ENOG503NY5G), giving the protein MRWRGALCIAGLALAKETAAAVLDIRHGSHEHAEPETHAQALPHTHDASRPMPDVPKFCTVPSYVNTSTDCIAMDTVDWLIPVHDAGATLRPAPRRNASHGHAHGGGAPPMLALNETLLFSKKGPVPLSYIEWDYGLGAGELKELRRFASLQADQIAATWPDRVVIGAAHGYWRSLADQDDPRSWTALREDVRSRIGGDMGDTEPVRHRALWAMAAFEYIFACFVLLPVLLCVQAVKSSLSPLLAAAYLATLTLALITGRLYFALSPSLYPPNAFGGMVRAVYVLSVGCFASEVVLLVGRVARIVRGVPKYAGSMHGMHAALRLLLNGSEDVASAPLSSAPMHSRPVPQSRGTSSTDQTLGDSVSGDATPGEHKPYTVFDSDDAEAQLLSSPVASDFPPLDEAPPVSYWDRLHTRHPRVLGAGSLLYTVVSRGLVPLAFATLYVGVAIYTGSCRKNYKNPCLAHGIKGGIFFWYGILSFARYLGAFGEYGWAWNKRPTLGNSQHSSAARWRRTMPTAEFVECFVVFLYGASNTWLERLSSKSTDPYTVKQVQHISIAVMFWFVGLVGMGIESKALRSLIGSAVVHSHPSSMPAAGQSAVEAQTPPPSYASYFNPFPALVIGVTGVAMAAHHQDYVYEVQVHMLWGVMLAAFALFRMLTYFLLWLRPPSSILPGRPPTEIIASFALTCGGLLFILSNEEVSFAAMRANFGDFMAMLNVAIAVVALVFSWSFAIMVVKAWALRREHRLRPWLRAGLHAGLAV; this is encoded by the coding sequence ATGCGCTGGCGCGGGGCGCTCTGTATAGCGGGCCTGGCCCTGGCAAAGGagacggccgcggccgtgctAGATATCCGGCACGGCAGTCACGAACATGCCGAGCCCGAGACCCACGCACAGGCCCTGCCACACACGCACGATGCTTCGCGACCGATGCCGGACGTGCCCAAGTTTTGCACGGTGCCAAGCTACGTGAACACGTCCACGGATTGCATTGCCATGGACACGGTCGACTGGCTCATTCCTGTACACGACGCGGGCGccacgctgcgcccggcgccgcggcgcaatGCGTCTCACGGCCACGCacacggcggcggcgcgccaccgaTGCTCGCGCTGAACGAGACGCTGCTTTTCTCCAAAAAGGGGCCGGTTCCGCTCAGCTACATCGAGTGGGACTATGGCctgggcgccggcgagctcaaggagctgcgccgctttgCAAGCCTCCAAGCCGACCAgatcgccgcgacgtggccCGACCGAGTCGTGATCGGCGCGGCTCATGGATActggcgctcgctcgcggaTCAGGACGATCCAAGGAGCTGGACGGCGCTCCGCGAGGATGTCCgctcgcgcatcggcggGGACATGGGCGACACGGAGCCGGTGCGTCACCGTGCTCTGTGGGCTATGGCGGCGTTTGAGTACATTTTCGCGTGCTTTGTTCTGCTCCCGGTCCTGCTGTGCGTCCAGGCGGTCAAGTCGTCGCTGTCGCCGCTGCTTGCCGCGGCGtacctcgcgacgctcacgcTGGCGCTCATCACGGGGCGGCTGTACTTTGCGctctcgccgtcgctctATCCTCCCAATGCTTTCGGGGGCATGGTGCGCGCCGTGTACGTCCTGTCGGTCGGCTGCTTTGCCTCGGAAGTCGTCCTGCTGGtgggccgcgtcgcgcggatcgtgcgcggcgtgcccaAGTACGCGGGCAGCATGCACGGCAtgcacgctgcgctgcgcctcctccTGAACGGCAGCGAAGACGTGGCGAGCGCCCCTCTTTCCTCTGCTCCGATGCACTCGCGCCCGGTGCCCCAGTCGCGGGGCACCTCAAGCACCGATcagacgctcggcgactcGGTGTCGGGCGACGCGACACCCGGCGAGCACAAGCCCTATACTGTGTTTgactcggacgacgccgaggcgcagctgctctcgtcgccggtcgcgagcgactttccgccgctggacgaggcgccgcccgtATCGTACTGGGACCGCCTGCACACGCGGCACCcccgcgtgctcggcgccgggtCGCTGCTCTATACGGTCGTCtcgcgcggcctcgtcccTCTTGCGTTTGCCACGCTgtacgtcggcgtcgcgatcTACACCGGCTCGTGCCGCAAAAACTACAAGAACCCCTGCCTGGCCCACGGCATCAAAGGCGGTATCTTTTTCTGGTACGGCATCTTGTCCTTTGCGCGGTACCTCGGCGCCTTTGGCGAGTACGGCTGGGCGTGGAACAAGCGCCCGACGCTCGGCAACTCGCAGcacagcagcgccgcgcgctggcgccggACGATGCCCACGGCCGAGTTTGTCGAGTGCTTTGTCGTGTTCCTGTACGGCGCGTCGAACACatggctcgagcgcctgagCTCCAAATCCACCGATCCCTACACGGTGAAGCAAGTGCAGCACATTTCGATCGCCGTCATGTTCTGGTTCGTGGGCCTGGTCGGCATGGGCATCGAATCGAaagcgctgcgctcgctcatCGGCAGTGCCGTGGTGCACTCTCACCCCTCGTCGATGCCGGCTGCCGGCCAAAGtgcggtcgaggcgcagacGCCCCCGCCCTCGTACGCGAGCTACTTTAATCCCTTCCCCGCGCTGGTGATTGGCGTGACGGGCGTCGCGATGGCCGCGCACCACCAGGACTATGTGTACGAGGTGCAGGTGCATATGCTGTGGGGCGTGATGCTCGCTGCGTTTGCCCTCTTTCGTATGCTGACCTACTTTTTGCTATGGCTGCGTCCCCCGTCGAGTATTTTGCCCGGAAGGCCCCCTACCGAGATCATCGCGAGCTTTGCGCTGAcgtgcggcggcctgcTCTTTATTCTGTCGAACGAGGAGGTATCGTTTgctgcgatgcgcgccAACTTTGGCGACTTTATGGCTATGCTCAATGTGGCGATTGCTgtcgtcgccctcgtctTTTCGTGGTCCTTTGCGATCATGGTCGTCAAGGCGTGGGcactgcggcgcgagcaccgGCTCCGCCCGTGGCTCCGCGCGGGCCTCCACGCGGGCCTCGCTGTATAA
- a CDS encoding uncharacterized protein (COG:J; EggNog:ENOG503P5XI; BUSCO:EOG09264I6B), giving the protein MQQRLLSASAVRGEEKAPAYPFASHVVTRSHAAPREDSVRAAPPTPRHPSRGVMPRVDSHLTTEIDPDEKIARLFSRRSPECVPPGSIMLVESYLSASKTNTTTFSGVLIAVRRAGIATTFLLRTIAHKLGVEARFFAYSPMIKDIRVIQRADARKGERGLLRTRRAKLYYMRRRDDRRVNSVAHVVKQFRSNELQQADRARRQKK; this is encoded by the exons ATGCAGCAGCGCTTGCTTTCTGCTTCGGCCGTGCGTGGCGAGGAGAAGG CGCCGGCCTACCCTTTTGCGTCGCACGTCGTGACCCGCTCgcatgcggcgccgcgcgaggactcggtgcgtgccgcgccacCTACGCCGCGGCACCCGTCGCGGGGTGTGATGCCGCGCGTCGACTCGCACCTCACGACCGAGATTGACCCGGACGAGAAGATCGCACGCCTTttctcgcgccgctcgccggaATGCGTCCCGCCGGGCTCGATCATGCTCGTTGAATCGTACCTGTCGGCGTCCAAGACGAACACGACGACGTTCTCGGGCGTGCTcatcgccgtgcgccgcgcgggaATCGCAACGACCTTCCTCCTGCGCACGATTGCGCACAAGCtgggcgtcgaggcgcgcttcTTTGCATACTCGCCCATGATTAAGGATATCCGCGTGATCCAGCGTGCGGATGCGCGCAAGGGCGAGCGTGGCCTgctgcgtacgcgccgcgcaaagCTGTACTacatgcgccgccgcgacgaccgccgcgtgAACTcggtcgcgcacgtcgtcaaGCAGTTCCGCTCgaacgagctgcagcaggcggaccgcgcacgtcgccagAAAAAGTAG